The sequence TTATTTTTTTGATTTAGCCCCGATTCGGCCATCACCGGGACTAAATCACGGGATGGGACCTGATGAATCTCCAATCCCTAAGCATCCTCATCGGGGTTATTCTTGGAGGCAGTACCGTTGGAGAATGCGAATGCAGTTAGCGATCGCCCCGAGATGGGCAATTTCATAGCCGTGGGTATTCTGGGTGGGAAAGCCTAAACAGGCAGCCCGGGCGACATGACCGAATTTCATGGCGATGGAGGCATCACTGCCAAATCCGCTAATGGTTGCCAGTTGCAAGGCGATCGCCTCTTGTTCTGCCGCCTGCCGAATCTCCCGATTCAACCCTTCATCGTAAATCCCATACCCATCCTGAGACAGCAACACGGGAACCTCCCCCTCGGCGATCGGATATTCCGGGGCCACGGGACAAATTTCTAAAGCAATTAAAGCATCCAACCGTTGCCGATTGGTAAAATACAAGGCCCCCACTGCCCCGACTTCTTCCTTCGCCGATGCCACCCAATAAATATCGCCCGGGGGATTCTTCACGGTTTCCGCCAGGGCTAACAAAATTGCCACAGAGGCTTTATTGTCCAGGGTGTAACTGGCGATATAATCCCCCAGGCGCAAGGGTTTTTTGCGATGTTTGCCCACCACCATGCGAGTACCGGGACGCACTCCTGCCTCGGCTAATGCCTCCGGGGTGCATTTGGTTTCCACCCAGGCATCTTCCCAATTCAGGGGTTTATCTTTCTGAAATGCTTGCTGTGGGGATTCGTGGGAGATGTGACGGGACCCAAAACTGAGGATGCCACTGATAACCTGGCGATCGCCTAAAAAATCCACCACCCCCTCCCCATAAATCCAAGGGAACGAACCGCCCAGTTTGCGGACTTGGACTCGTCCCGTGGGTTCAATGGTTTTGACGATCGCCCCGATTTCATCCTTATGTCCCGTAATTGCCAGGGACTTCCCCCCCGGGCGTCCCGGAGTTTTAGCAATCACATTTCCTGCGGCATCCTGCCATACCTCCACCCCAATCTCCTGAAATCGATTCAATAACCAGCGATCAATCTCTCCCTCATCCCCACTGGGCGAATGGTGCAACACTAAGGTTTGAATTGTCTCAAATAAGCGATCAGACTCTAACACTGACATGATTATTTACCTAAGATTTCCCCTGCTATTTTCCGACAGTTCCTGCTCACTCACTCCTCAAGTTTGTTGCCCGAAAACTTAGGGCAAATTGGGATTGAGGTCCGCCCCAGAATATCCGGTCAAGATCCACAGAATCGAACGCAAGCAGTCGCGAAAAACTCGCTCGGGGGACTCCGAAGGAAATCCCACAGAAGGTACCGCTATCGGGGTGATGATCAGACCCCGACTGCCAAACACGAAAAAGGCGATCGCCCAGGAGCGGCGAATATGATAATCTGACGTGATTAAATAGACATGGCGTAGACCCCGGGCGACCAACTCCTGACGCATATCCGTAAAATTTTTCACGGTATCTGTTGAGCGCACTTCAAAATAGAGTTGGGATTCCGGGACTCCTGCGTTCTGGAAAATCTGACGATAGCCCGGATTATCCACCCCAACTCCCGAGAGCCAGATATCTAAATGGGGCTGCTGCTGCCAAAACTGGGCCGCAAAGGTCATCCGGTTGGAATTTCCTTCTAAAACCACGATCGCTTGAGGAAGCGGGACCAACAGGCGGGCGATCGCAATTTGCACGGGAATCCATCCCACGATCATCACCAGTACCGTAGTGAGGAATAACCTCAAAAATTTTTGACCCACTGATAAACGTTGACTCACTTTTGTTCTAAACCTTGACCAGGTATCTATCTCAAGGAGAAGGGGACTATCGACCCTCGATTTCATCTGTTCGGGCGGTTTTAAGAGTACCCCAGATGTACTCACTCCTATACCGCCTTTACGGTGCTACCGGAGTGGGATTTTCCATTGCATCCGAAACCGTTAGTCCTTCCCCTTGTCGCCCAAAAAACCACAAAGCCGCCGCCGCTTCAGCCCGCGTCACCTCTTTTTTGGGTTGAAATAAGGTAGTATAACCAAAAGCACGGCGAATATTCGATCGGTCCCCATTCTGAAAATCGGCATATACTGCGCGCAACGCATTCGGGTCAATTTTACCCGCATCTTGGAACCCCCAGCTTTCCTTAATTGCATCCACGGAGGCGCTGGGTAAATTGCTGCGGTGATCTAAGGGCACTTTCCACAACAACAATTGTTCTCGGGTGATAATAACATCGGGACGAAATGTAGTGGCGCTACTATCCCCACTCAATGCACTGGGAATAATCCCCGCTTCCGCTAATCCTTGAATGACTGGGAAATCGGGATGGTTTGTACTCACGTCGGAAAAGGCTGGGTTAGCGGTGGTAGGTGCCAATCGCACCTGTTTTCCCGGTTGGTTAGCATAGATTTTATTATTGACTTCTAACAACCATCGCGCAAATTGCTTTCGAGTAATTCCTTGGTTGAGATTTACCGGAGATTCTGTGCCATTAGCGCTGGTATTCCCAGTGGGTTGGGCGATCGCAATGCCCATTTTTTCTAAGTCGCGCAGATAGGGTCGCAACTGTTCGGGAACCTGTTCTAGTGCAGTGGGGGTGGCGGGTGTTGCCGAGGGTTCCGCAGTCCCTTGAGAAACCGGAGTTGCCGCTTCAATGGCGATCGTGTTGGGGGGTTGAGATCCGGGGGTTGTTCCTGTGGTTTCAGCCGGATTCGCGCGAACGTAACTAATTAAAAATTCTACCCGCTCTGGAGTATTTTCCCCCATCCCGATTTGCGGTTCGACGTCAATATTCACGAGCAAATCCAAGTTGTGACGAGCTATTAAATTCGGCTGGGATCCGGCTTGGTTCGCTTGGGGGACGATTTCCCAATTCGGCTGATTAAACTGTTGTTGATAAAAGTTCCGCACTTGTTCGGCAGTATCTGAAGTTTCCCAGAGGGTGACAACTCCCGCATCCGCTTTTGTGGATTCAGGAGTCTCATTCGGGGCGATCGTCCGGATAAATTCCGCATTGGGATAGGGGGGGATGGTGTCTGGGAAATCCTGGGGAAGTTCAGAGGAGCCTTCCACGGGTGCCAAGGCGGGATCCGGAGGCGGAGGTGGTGGCACTGGAGTTCCCTCATTCTCTTCCAGCAGCGGATCCGCTGCAAAAGTTCGTTCTAAGGTTTGGCTATTCGGACTATTGGCACAGGCACTCAATCCGATTACTAGGGCGATCGCACTCAGGGATACCGATACAGGTTTTAACAACATCACCATTGAATAGGAGAAAAAATATACGCTATTTTTACCCTAACGTAGTTTCCAAAAATTGAAGGGGGGCGATCTCCACGGGTTGAGGGGGAAGAATCCCCCGGGTTTCTGACGGTTGCTCTAGTCCAGGGGTACAGTAAAGGTGACAAACCCGGGTTCTGTACAAAATTTGGGCTTTCTTCCCCACCCATCTGGACGGGGAGACTCCGTTTCTTGTCCTGGTTAGCTCATACTTTACCGGCACTCTAACCCATTCCCCCTATAGTCTCAGGATCAGGTGTCGGCGAATGGCAAAACTCAGGAGTCTGCCTGGAACACTCGACTTTTTCAAGATCGCCAATCGGATATATCGTCCCATTACCAAACGCCCGATGCCTTTGAGCCGAGCTTTGAGTCGGACTTCCAACAATTTCACAGTCCCCTCCCGAGCTTCGCAGGCATACAGGGGTAAAAAAGCCAGTTTTCCATACAGAACATCCGCACGATGGGTGGAACTGAGTTGATGTTTACTATGTTCGGGATTAGGACGGCCCCCATGTTCTCCATAGTTGCGAAACGGAACGTAATTTTTAAATTTGTGTTGGCGCAAAAAAGCATCAATTTTTGAATCCCAAGCGGAGTAATTCTTCGGCCCCATTTCATTTTTGATTCGCTCCGCCAGTTGTATTAAATACTCAGCGCTATGATTCGTGATAATATAAGCGACCATTGCGGTAGAAAATCCTTGGGCATAGCCGTCTTGAGAAACGCTATAAATTTGGGGCGCACAGGTATAAAGCCACGCAATTCCTAGCGCCTCGGTACGATCGCCGGGATAAGATAACGGCAGTTTTCCAAATCCCCGCACGGGCACAAAATCTGCTTCGACAATTAAGGTGGGTTTCGGTTCCTTCAAGGCTTTTTCCCAGGCTGAACGATGGTTGAGCAGACAGCGATAACTGGGGGAAAAGTCCTGCATCGCTGGATTTTCTTCTTGTCGCACGACTTCCGCCGTTAACCCTTCCTCACGCAACGTCTTCTCTAGCAAATCCGTCGATTCTTTGTACGCGATAATCAACACTTTGCCAATGCGAGCGCCCAGCCGATTGGGACTAGGCGGCTGTTCTATCGCCGTATCGATTCCCTTCATTGGTTTTGCCAATAGGTTAACGTTTATAGTTTACCCCGGAATAGAGATGCTCTTATCCTTGCCCGATGTTTTTGGGAAATCTATTCCTATTTTCCGTGCAATTACTGATGGGTTTCTCCATCTTTTGGGGGAGTCTCAATTCTTACCGATTGAGATTTTCAATTGCCTTGATCGCATCTTGGTATTTTGCAGTCAATCCTTGTTGTTGATAGAGTTGCGCGGCTTGTCGAAAATCCGCCCGGGCTGATTGGGCGTCCCCCATCCGTTGGTAAGTCAGCCCTCGATTATAATAGGCTTCTCCTAAGTTGGGATTAAACCGAATGGCTTGGGTATAGTCGGCGATCGCATCGGGGAATTCTTCCAATAACGCATAAGCAACCCCCCGATTTAAGTAGGAATTGGCATCAGTCCGATTTATCTCGATCGCCTTCGTATAATCCGCGATCGCCCCGCGATAATCTTCCAACCGTCGCCGAGTAATTCCCCGATTATAATAGGCTTGCGCTAAAGTCGGGTCCAGTTCCAAGGCTTTCTCGTAATCGGCAAGTGCTGCTTCACTCTCCCCGCGATCGTCATAAGCATTTCCCCGAAATACATAAGCAAGGGCATCATTGGCATCGAGTTCAATGACGCGATTAAAATCTTCGATACTTCCGGGATAATCTCCACTCCGGGCGCGACTTTGCCCCCGTCTTCTATAAAAGGTGGGGTTATCCGGTGAAAGTTCGATCGCCCGGTTATAGTCTCGAATTGCTCGCTGAAACTCCCCTAGTTCCGTCTGTGCCTCTGCCCTGAGCATATACGCATCGGC is a genomic window of Laspinema palackyanum D2c containing:
- a CDS encoding M42 family metallopeptidase, with protein sequence MSVLESDRLFETIQTLVLHHSPSGDEGEIDRWLLNRFQEIGVEVWQDAAGNVIAKTPGRPGGKSLAITGHKDEIGAIVKTIEPTGRVQVRKLGGSFPWIYGEGVVDFLGDRQVISGILSFGSRHISHESPQQAFQKDKPLNWEDAWVETKCTPEALAEAGVRPGTRMVVGKHRKKPLRLGDYIASYTLDNKASVAILLALAETVKNPPGDIYWVASAKEEVGAVGALYFTNRQRLDALIALEICPVAPEYPIAEGEVPVLLSQDGYGIYDEGLNREIRQAAEQEAIALQLATISGFGSDASIAMKFGHVARAACLGFPTQNTHGYEIAHLGAIANCIRILQRYCLQE
- a CDS encoding YdcF family protein codes for the protein MSQRLSVGQKFLRLFLTTVLVMIVGWIPVQIAIARLLVPLPQAIVVLEGNSNRMTFAAQFWQQQPHLDIWLSGVGVDNPGYRQIFQNAGVPESQLYFEVRSTDTVKNFTDMRQELVARGLRHVYLITSDYHIRRSWAIAFFVFGSRGLIITPIAVPSVGFPSESPERVFRDCLRSILWILTGYSGADLNPNLP
- a CDS encoding S-layer homology domain-containing protein; protein product: MLLKPVSVSLSAIALVIGLSACANSPNSQTLERTFAADPLLEENEGTPVPPPPPPDPALAPVEGSSELPQDFPDTIPPYPNAEFIRTIAPNETPESTKADAGVVTLWETSDTAEQVRNFYQQQFNQPNWEIVPQANQAGSQPNLIARHNLDLLVNIDVEPQIGMGENTPERVEFLISYVRANPAETTGTTPGSQPPNTIAIEAATPVSQGTAEPSATPATPTALEQVPEQLRPYLRDLEKMGIAIAQPTGNTSANGTESPVNLNQGITRKQFARWLLEVNNKIYANQPGKQVRLAPTTANPAFSDVSTNHPDFPVIQGLAEAGIIPSALSGDSSATTFRPDVIITREQLLLWKVPLDHRSNLPSASVDAIKESWGFQDAGKIDPNALRAVYADFQNGDRSNIRRAFGYTTLFQPKKEVTRAEAAAALWFFGRQGEGLTVSDAMENPTPVAP
- a CDS encoding LPS biosynthesis glycosyltransferase, which produces MKGIDTAIEQPPSPNRLGARIGKVLIIAYKESTDLLEKTLREEGLTAEVVRQEENPAMQDFSPSYRCLLNHRSAWEKALKEPKPTLIVEADFVPVRGFGKLPLSYPGDRTEALGIAWLYTCAPQIYSVSQDGYAQGFSTAMVAYIITNHSAEYLIQLAERIKNEMGPKNYSAWDSKIDAFLRQHKFKNYVPFRNYGEHGGRPNPEHSKHQLSSTHRADVLYGKLAFLPLYACEAREGTVKLLEVRLKARLKGIGRLVMGRYIRLAILKKSSVPGRLLSFAIRRHLILRL
- a CDS encoding tetratricopeptide repeat protein; its protein translation is MNRTLNAVFPALGLTIALMGGPGVLPILGVPEAVAQTRPQDFLTEGVQKLEEEDYEGAIADLTRAIELDPKLVDAYTARGIARHRNEDYVGAVEDFTEVLEIQPENSQVYGLRALDYLYLREYQAAIADFNRVIDENPRDADAYMLRAEAQTELGEFQRAIRDYNRAIELSPDNPTFYRRRGQSRARSGDYPGSIEDFNRVIELDANDALAYVFRGNAYDDRGESEAALADYEKALELDPTLAQAYYNRGITRRRLEDYRGAIADYTKAIEINRTDANSYLNRGVAYALLEEFPDAIADYTQAIRFNPNLGEAYYNRGLTYQRMGDAQSARADFRQAAQLYQQQGLTAKYQDAIKAIENLNR